The following coding sequences are from one Ctenopharyngodon idella isolate HZGC_01 chromosome 17, HZGC01, whole genome shotgun sequence window:
- the gnrh3 gene encoding gonadotropin-releasing hormone 3 — translation MEWKGRLLVQLLMLVCVLEVSLCQHWSYGWLPGGKRSVGEVEATFRMMDAGDTMLSIPADTPMEQLSPIHIVNEVDAKGLPLKEQRFPNRRGRV, via the exons aTGGAGTGGAAAGGAAGGTTGCTGGTCCAGTTGTTAATGCTAGTGTGTGTGTTGGAAGTTAGTCTTTGCCAGCACTGGTCATACGGTTGGCTTCCTGGTGGAAAGAGAAGTGTTGGTGAAGTGGAGGCAACATTCAGG ATGATGGATGCTGGTGACACAATGCTGTCTATTCCTGCGGACACGCCAATGGAGCAGCTTTCACCAATACACATA GTGAATGAGGTGGACGCTAAAGGTTTGCCTCTGAAAGAACAGAGATTTCCCAACAGACGAGGAAGAGTGTAA